A genomic region of Miscanthus floridulus cultivar M001 chromosome 3, ASM1932011v1, whole genome shotgun sequence contains the following coding sequences:
- the LOC136545790 gene encoding probable inorganic phosphate transporter 1-4, whose amino-acid sequence MALEKLQVLHALDVAETQRYHVRAVVIAGTGFFADAYDLFCITLVTKLLGRIYYHVPGRGEPGRLPPRLEAAISGVTFCGMIVGQLLFGWLGDKVGRKKFYGKTIMLMIMGSFLSGLSFGNSAGGVMATLCFFRFWLGVGIGGDYPLSATIMSEYANKRTRGSFVAAVFAMEGLGVLAGCIVTLVVSATFQARFGVPAYDDDPAASTPPQADYAWRIVLMVGAIPACFTYHWRMRMPETARYTALVARDADKAARDMSRVLEVDITGEPDMVESITRDRGDYGVFSRRFARRHGAHLAGAVACWFVLDVVFYSQNILQEKIFSDVKWVPRARTMSALEETYRVGRAHAIIALCGTLPGYWFAIAFVDVVGRKAIQFLGFAMMMGFMLVIAAFYDSLISPGRRIWLVLMYTFTFFFANFGPNSTTFILPAEIFPAHLRTTCHGISAAAGKVGAIVGTFGFMYAGQKADGSEATETGYPSGIGVRPSLFVLAASNVLGILFTCFLPEPKGRSLEEVSGEGGESTNRDDADDVGDSQILPL is encoded by the coding sequence ATGGCGCTGGAGAAGCTGCAGGTGCTGCACGCGCTGGACGTCGCGGAGACGCAGCGGTACCACGTCCGCGCGGTGGTCATCGCCGGCACGGGCTTCTTCGCCGACGCGTACGACCTCTTCTGCATCACCCTGGTGACCAAGCTCCTGGGCCGCATCTACTACCACGTCCCGGGGCGCGGGGAGCCCGGGAGGCTCCCGCCCAGGCTGGAGGCCGCCATCAGCGGCGTCACCTTCTGCGGCATGATCGTGGGGCAGCTCCTCTTCGGCTGGCTCGGCGACAAGGTCGGCCGCAAGAAGTTCTACGGCAAGACCATCATGCTCATGATCATGGGCTCCTTCCTGTCCGGCCTCTCCTTCGGCAACAGCGCCGGCGGCGTCATGGCCACGCTCTGCTTCTTCCGCTTCTGGCTCGGCGTCGGCATCGGCGGCGACTACCCGCTCTCCGCCACCATCATGTCCGAGTACGCCAACAAGCGCACCAGGGGCAGCTTCGTCGCTGCCGTCTTCGCCATGGAAGGCCTCGGCGTCCTCGCCGGCTGCATTGTCACGCTCGTCGTCTCGGCCACGTTCCAGGCGCGCTTCGGCGTGCCGGCGTACGACGACGACCCCGCGGCCTCCACCCCGCCGCAGGCCGACTACGCGTGGCGGATCGTCCTCATGGTCGGCGCCATCCCGGCCTGCTTCACCTACCACTGGCGGATGCGCATGCCGGAGACGGCGCGCTACACGGCGCTGGTGGCCCGCGACGCCGACAAGGCCGCGCGCGACATGTCCAGGGTGCTGGAGGTGGACATCACGGGCGAGCCGGACATGGTGGAGAGCATCACCAGGGACAGGGGAGACTACGGCGTCTTCTCCCGCCGCTTCGCGCGCCGCCACGGCGCGCACCTCgccggcgccgtcgcctgctggtTCGTGCTGGACGTCGTCTTCTACTCCCAGAATATCCTGCAGGAGAAGATCTTCAGCGACGTGAAGTGGGTCCCCAGGGCGCGCACCATGAGCGCCCTCGAGGAGACCTACCGCGTCGGCCGCGCGCACGCCATCATCGCGCTCTGCGGCACGCTGCCTGGCTACTGGTTCGCCATCGCCTTCGTCGATGTCGTCGGCCGCAAGGCCATCCAGTTCCTGGGCTTCGCCATGATGATGGGCTTCATGCTCGTCATCGCCGCCTTCTACGACAGCCTCATCAGCCCCGGGCGCCGGATATGGCTCGTGCTCATGTACACCTTCACCTTCTTCTTCGCCAACTTCGGGCCCAACAGCACCACCTTCATCCTGCCGGCGGAGATCTTCCCGGCGCACCTGCGCACGACGTGCCACGGGATATCGGCCGCGGCCGGGAAAGTCGGCGCTATCGTTGGGACGTTCGGGTTCATGTACGCCGGGCAGAAGGCGGACGGCAGCGAGGCGACGGAGACAGggtacccgtcgggcatcggcGTGCGCCCCTCCCTGTTCGTGCTCGCCGCGTCCAATGTGCTGGGAATACTCTTCACCTGCTTCCTACCGGAGCCGAAGGGGCGGTCGCTGGAGGAGGTGTCCGGCGAAGGCGGCGAGTCCACCAATAGAGATGATGCTGATGACGTGGGAGACTCCCAGATTCTCCCGCTGTAG